One stretch of Enterobacter sp. RHBSTW-00994 DNA includes these proteins:
- a CDS encoding restriction endonuclease, with the protein MTTVVFILLAFISLTAFWLRCNTRSARVRRHQRNRQTANRVLLKLPELKAGQQVLYLRKFNPYVFEEMILTAIERRGIPVRRNPSYSGDGGIDGQFWIGQERWLVQAKRFASAVRPEHVRQFGELVRQEKCRGLFVHTGRTGFISFKYFSDYPEILLISGSSLLLLLSGESVEHVLRPLKKRQYR; encoded by the coding sequence ATGACCACAGTGGTTTTCATATTATTGGCTTTCATTTCACTCACAGCTTTTTGGCTGCGGTGTAATACAAGAAGTGCCCGTGTCCGCAGACATCAGCGTAATCGACAGACGGCTAACAGGGTGTTGCTAAAACTGCCTGAGCTGAAAGCGGGGCAGCAGGTTTTATATTTACGGAAGTTTAATCCCTATGTTTTCGAGGAGATGATTCTGACCGCCATAGAGCGGCGAGGAATACCGGTCAGGCGTAATCCGAGTTACAGCGGTGATGGTGGTATTGATGGTCAGTTCTGGATTGGTCAGGAAAGGTGGCTTGTCCAGGCTAAACGATTTGCCAGTGCTGTTCGTCCTGAACATGTCCGCCAGTTTGGTGAGTTAGTCCGACAAGAAAAATGCAGAGGTCTGTTTGTACACACAGGACGAACAGGTTTTATCAGTTTTAAGTATTTCAGTGATTACCCGGAAATTTTGCTCATAAGCGGGTCTTCCCTTTTGCTACTGCTGTCTGGTGAATCCGTTGAACATGTTCTCCGGCCATTAAAAAAGAGGCAATACAGATGA
- a CDS encoding integrating conjugative element protein yields MKKNIDKYFNGIFCVSLLTAAFSCFASLTVVGDLGGESTRPLFEAINSGEESHLSDVSSLPEPPSSLSISDMLPVNTPEMTPGKVTSRPLQLPGLPPVFVIGDDDISRAWLRQRGAELKGMGATGMVVNVTTESALNTLRELLPGTEMVPVRGGDLAQRLKLTHYPVLITADGLAQ; encoded by the coding sequence ATGAAAAAAAATATCGATAAATATTTCAATGGCATCTTTTGTGTATCACTGCTTACAGCAGCGTTTAGTTGTTTTGCTTCGCTGACAGTGGTCGGGGATCTGGGCGGGGAGTCAACCAGACCATTATTCGAGGCGATTAATTCAGGTGAGGAGTCGCATTTGTCCGATGTTTCTTCCTTGCCTGAACCACCGTCATCGCTGTCTATTTCCGATATGTTGCCCGTTAATACACCGGAAATGACACCCGGAAAGGTGACGTCTCGCCCTCTGCAGTTACCCGGTTTGCCCCCTGTTTTTGTGATTGGCGATGATGATATTTCCCGAGCCTGGCTGCGGCAGCGTGGTGCTGAACTGAAAGGGATGGGCGCCACAGGAATGGTAGTGAATGTTACGACTGAAAGTGCGCTCAATACGCTTAGAGAACTCTTGCCAGGTACTGAGATGGTCCCTGTTCGCGGCGGTGATTTGGCACAGCGATTGAAACTGACGCATTACCCTGTCCTGATTACCGCTGATGGATTAGCGCAATGA
- a CDS encoding transglycosylase SLT domain-containing protein, which translates to MANCRILKLACCLWFVSTGCLAVVNVNSSVQVVPQAYRVIAAAERVPAESLYSLAMAESTRKTAWGSKPWPWTINVAGKGYHFETREEAFAALLGFMQRYPLKRIDVGVAQVNLGWNGHLFPSFRDAFDPYTNLRAAARILRACYDAQPGSWIKAAGCYHHPAGGKPAAKYMAIVRRKLSQIAPDIKVPEGGPVALASHSLTWVEPQ; encoded by the coding sequence ATGGCAAATTGCCGCATTCTGAAACTGGCTTGCTGTTTATGGTTTGTCAGCACTGGTTGCCTGGCGGTCGTGAATGTAAATAGCAGTGTTCAGGTAGTTCCGCAGGCTTATCGGGTCATTGCTGCTGCCGAGCGCGTTCCGGCAGAATCGCTTTACTCGCTGGCGATGGCCGAAAGCACCCGTAAAACCGCATGGGGGTCTAAACCATGGCCCTGGACTATTAATGTAGCAGGGAAAGGATACCACTTTGAAACCCGCGAGGAGGCCTTTGCGGCACTTCTTGGATTTATGCAGCGCTACCCTCTCAAGCGTATCGATGTCGGTGTAGCTCAGGTCAATCTTGGGTGGAACGGGCATCTTTTCCCATCCTTTCGTGATGCTTTTGATCCCTACACAAATCTTCGTGCAGCGGCCCGAATTCTCCGTGCCTGCTATGACGCTCAGCCTGGAAGCTGGATTAAAGCTGCTGGCTGTTATCACCACCCGGCCGGTGGTAAGCCGGCAGCAAAATATATGGCTATCGTACGCCGCAAGCTAAGTCAGATCGCACCTGATATTAAGGTCCCTGAAGGGGGGCCGGTTGCTCTGGCCAGTCACTCATTAACCTGGGTTGAACCTCAATGA
- a CDS encoding TIGR03759 family integrating conjugative element protein: protein MRRIMMAGVLSLPLCVAASTVTTPSNRSQQTSLQASSTNQVQTQQQGQQWGLSDEDWSRYQSLMKGARGIMSPGLDPLTALGVETDNSSDRRRLAELWVKHEYARTEKELAFQREINAAWLRLYPETLAVNMGNAAGIAHDTQGRLALFVKESCSRCDARLAAVIADNRPVDIYLVGNDVSDEKIRSWAISHGIPVEKVRNRQITLNHDRGLWQRYGQGQMPVILQQGEEGWQIAAF, encoded by the coding sequence ATGAGAAGAATTATGATGGCAGGTGTCCTTTCCTTGCCGCTGTGTGTAGCGGCATCAACAGTTACCACCCCATCGAATCGGAGTCAGCAGACATCCCTGCAGGCATCATCAACAAACCAGGTTCAGACGCAGCAGCAGGGTCAACAATGGGGGCTTTCAGATGAGGACTGGAGTCGCTATCAGTCGTTGATGAAAGGAGCCAGAGGAATTATGTCCCCTGGTCTTGATCCTCTCACTGCCCTGGGCGTCGAGACAGACAATTCATCTGATCGCCGTCGGCTGGCTGAATTGTGGGTAAAACACGAATACGCCCGTACCGAGAAAGAACTCGCATTTCAACGTGAAATAAATGCTGCCTGGCTTCGTCTTTATCCTGAAACATTGGCCGTGAATATGGGGAATGCCGCGGGTATCGCTCATGACACACAAGGAAGACTGGCGTTATTTGTCAAAGAGTCATGTTCACGCTGTGATGCCCGGCTTGCTGCTGTTATCGCCGACAACAGACCGGTAGATATTTACCTTGTCGGAAATGACGTGAGCGACGAAAAAATCAGATCATGGGCAATAAGCCATGGCATACCAGTCGAAAAAGTGCGTAATCGGCAAATTACCCTAAATCATGATCGCGGTTTGTGGCAGCGCTATGGGCAAGGTCAGATGCCAGTTATTTTGCAGCAGGGAGAAGAGGGATGGCAAATTGCCGCATTCTGA
- a CDS encoding site-specific integrase — protein MQLRRRIKKMELGVALDKYYGCASVQKRGHLQEFYRINVIKRSAIARRYMHEITSVDIAEYRDQRLSEVSGKTGRTNSPASVRLELALLSALYNLARIEWGTCTHNPVEHVRKPPASKGRTRRLTSQEERKIGRALAKRNIELAAIFHLALETAMRQGEILSLRWENIDLHIGIAHLPLTKNGSVRDVPLSFKARKVLREYSGPLSGPVFSYTSNGFKSAWREVIQALGIVDLHFHDLRHEAISRLFELGTLNVMEIAAISGHKSLTMLKRYTHLRATQLVSKLDIRKRQAQKLAAIFVPYPAELESSNNGIVLRFPDLEHPSLEAQTKEDVIQKASFELLRIQALAARSGERLPPPGNIKANDPTRVLINPL, from the coding sequence ATGCAACTCAGACGGCGAATTAAGAAAATGGAGCTGGGAGTGGCTCTTGATAAATATTACGGTTGTGCATCTGTGCAAAAGCGTGGTCATCTTCAGGAGTTTTATCGGATAAATGTTATAAAACGTTCAGCTATTGCCAGGCGATACATGCATGAGATTACTTCGGTTGATATCGCAGAATATCGTGATCAGCGACTTTCTGAGGTAAGTGGTAAAACGGGGCGAACTAATAGCCCCGCAAGTGTCCGACTTGAACTTGCGTTGCTATCTGCCCTTTATAACCTTGCTCGAATTGAATGGGGAACATGTACTCATAACCCTGTTGAGCATGTACGAAAACCACCGGCCTCAAAAGGGCGAACCCGAAGGTTGACATCTCAGGAGGAGCGAAAGATTGGCAGGGCGCTGGCAAAACGAAATATCGAGTTGGCAGCCATTTTTCATTTGGCCCTTGAAACGGCTATGCGTCAGGGGGAGATCCTCTCACTTCGCTGGGAGAATATCGACCTGCACATTGGCATCGCTCATTTGCCTCTCACTAAAAATGGGAGCGTCCGGGATGTTCCGTTGTCGTTTAAAGCCAGAAAGGTGTTAAGAGAGTATTCCGGACCTCTTTCCGGACCTGTTTTCAGTTATACATCAAATGGGTTTAAAAGCGCCTGGCGAGAAGTTATACAGGCTTTAGGCATTGTCGATTTGCATTTTCATGATCTACGACATGAAGCTATAAGCCGTCTCTTTGAGCTCGGAACACTGAATGTTATGGAAATTGCAGCAATATCAGGACACAAGAGCCTGACGATGCTAAAACGCTATACCCACCTTCGTGCGACGCAGCTGGTTAGTAAACTCGATATACGTAAACGACAGGCGCAGAAACTGGCGGCGATCTTTGTTCCGTATCCTGCTGAACTTGAGAGCAGCAATAACGGTATTGTTTTACGCTTCCCTGATCTTGAACATCCTTCACTTGAAGCGCAAACAAAGGAAGACGTTATCCAGAAAGCCTCATTTGAGCTTCTCAGAATTCAGGCTCTTGCTGCTCGTTCTGGAGAACGACTCCCCCCACCAGGCAATATCAAAGCCAATGACCCAACTCGTGTGCTTATTAATCCGCTCTGA
- the pilV gene encoding shufflon system plasmid conjugative transfer pilus tip adhesin PilV, whose translation MPVFTYKTTDRGWAILSTGASLIILLVVSVWGFTLISDWMQKRTWLNTASQVSRFTQAVKSYTGRYYDTLLSTATTTIPVTVTPTMLKNTGFLEQGFSETTVDGQAYLAAVVRNATNTDQLQALVYTQNGAALPFLALRQISMDITSGMGGYIWTSGTATGAMGSWTLPLSQFGISTTQGHIAALLTTDELDAARGENDRLYRFSVTGKPDLNTMHTSIDMGGNNLNNTGTINAVTGNFSGNVAATGNITANGTVTGQNVTAGSNVTAGNTITANNDIRSNNGWFITRGSKGWLNETYGGGFYMSDNDWVRVINNKNIYTSGQVRGGSVRADGRLSTGEVLQLDGVNTAGAVCSPNGLVSRDATGAILSCQSGVWRSSSGSTVYPGYIDYGTHVEMYGTVYGIGDDSCVNSGFPVSVNLVLSLTGSVVDLSSLSNAGVSSAYFTVINQSQFRVCVKNKDASRSNNVSWRAIGIR comes from the coding sequence ATGCCTGTGTTCACATATAAAACGACTGACCGGGGCTGGGCTATCCTCAGCACTGGTGCTTCATTGATTATTCTCCTTGTTGTCAGCGTCTGGGGCTTTACGCTTATCAGTGACTGGATGCAAAAAAGGACCTGGCTGAATACTGCGTCACAGGTTTCTCGCTTTACACAGGCTGTGAAGAGCTACACGGGCCGTTATTACGATACTTTGCTTTCAACTGCCACCACCACGATCCCGGTTACGGTTACTCCCACTATGCTGAAAAACACCGGATTTCTGGAGCAGGGGTTCAGCGAGACGACCGTAGACGGACAGGCTTACCTGGCTGCAGTTGTTCGTAATGCCACCAATACAGATCAACTGCAGGCGCTGGTTTACACACAAAACGGTGCGGCACTGCCTTTTCTCGCACTGCGCCAGATATCAATGGATATCACCTCGGGTATGGGCGGCTATATCTGGACGTCGGGAACTGCTACCGGTGCCATGGGCAGCTGGACTCTACCTCTTTCTCAGTTTGGGATAAGCACAACTCAGGGGCATATTGCGGCTTTACTGACCACAGATGAACTGGACGCTGCTCGCGGTGAAAATGATCGTCTTTATCGTTTTTCGGTAACCGGCAAGCCAGACCTCAACACGATGCATACCAGCATTGATATGGGAGGTAACAATCTTAATAACACAGGCACGATTAATGCCGTAACGGGTAATTTCAGTGGCAATGTGGCGGCCACCGGAAATATAACTGCGAATGGAACTGTTACAGGACAGAATGTTACTGCCGGTTCAAACGTCACCGCAGGAAATACAATAACGGCTAACAACGACATACGTTCAAATAATGGCTGGTTTATAACTCGAGGGAGTAAGGGATGGTTAAATGAAACGTATGGCGGCGGTTTTTATATGTCAGATAATGACTGGGTACGAGTCATAAATAATAAGAATATTTATACAAGCGGTCAGGTTCGAGGCGGAAGTGTGCGGGCTGATGGAAGACTTTCTACAGGAGAAGTTTTGCAGCTCGACGGAGTCAATACTGCTGGCGCAGTTTGTTCACCAAACGGCCTTGTAAGCCGTGACGCCACTGGAGCCATACTTTCCTGTCAATCCGGTGTGTGGCGTAGCTCCTCTGGTTCAACAGTTTATCCAGGGTACATTGACTACGGTACGCACGTTGAAATGTACGGGACTGTATATGGTATTGGCGATGATAGCTGTGTTAATTCGGGGTTCCCCGTTAGTGTTAACCTGGTATTATCTCTAACCGGGAGTGTTGTTGATCTTAGTTCACTGTCTAATGCAGGGGTAAGTTCTGCTTACTTTACTGTTATCAATCAAAGCCAGTTTCGGGTCTGCGTAAAAAACAAAGATGCCAGTCGCAGTAACAACGTAAGTTGGCGTGCAATCGGGATAAGATGA
- a CDS encoding A24 family peptidase, translated as MTLLTLSMPWPTVIIIFPLCLSLFSFMRSLVRLSLMILDDDQEWSAAFLAPASTGFIWLYAIAATGMMLSPVPLLERLMSLLFCLFLFRMTLTDALTGFLPRELTIRCLIAGLVSALIAPGFTGHLLTATTALVIFGVWRYVTFRIHARECLGLGDVWLAGAIAAWLGGREGLYALLIGVVLFVLWQISVRRITEGGPMGPWLCAGAISVTLFKLYQPLITW; from the coding sequence GTGACACTGCTGACGCTGAGTATGCCCTGGCCAACTGTCATTATCATTTTTCCTCTATGCCTCAGCTTATTCAGTTTTATGAGGAGCCTGGTTCGTCTCAGCCTGATGATATTGGATGATGATCAGGAATGGTCCGCTGCTTTTTTGGCACCTGCATCCACCGGCTTCATCTGGCTTTATGCAATAGCGGCAACAGGCATGATGCTGTCCCCTGTGCCGCTACTGGAGCGACTGATGTCTCTGTTGTTCTGCCTGTTTCTTTTCAGGATGACGCTTACAGATGCGCTCACAGGATTTCTGCCCCGGGAATTGACAATAAGATGCCTTATTGCCGGTCTTGTTTCCGCTCTTATCGCTCCCGGCTTTACAGGGCACCTCCTGACAGCTACCACTGCGCTGGTGATTTTTGGTGTCTGGCGTTACGTCACCTTTAGGATTCATGCCCGTGAGTGTCTGGGGCTGGGCGATGTCTGGTTGGCCGGTGCTATTGCGGCCTGGTTGGGAGGGCGAGAGGGGCTTTATGCTCTGCTGATCGGCGTGGTGCTCTTTGTGCTCTGGCAGATATCTGTTCGTCGCATAACTGAAGGAGGGCCGATGGGACCCTGGCTGTGCGCCGGCGCGATTTCTGTGACCCTGTTTAAATTGTATCAACCGCTTATTACATGGTGA
- a CDS encoding lytic transglycosylase domain-containing protein yields the protein MLRLSAFLLLILVCPRVDAFCFESAGAKYHIDPLLVKAIAIGESSLRPGVTNINRDKKTGQALSTDYGLMQVNSSHIPSLIAQGYIRSSQDLLNRPCLNVQIGTWILAKHFQVCGISWNCLGSYNAGFRKDRHETRESYANRIYAIYRRLLLNERGIKL from the coding sequence ATGCTGCGCCTGTCCGCCTTTCTGCTGCTGATTTTGGTTTGCCCACGGGTGGATGCATTCTGCTTTGAATCGGCGGGCGCTAAATACCACATTGACCCGCTACTGGTTAAGGCAATAGCCATAGGTGAAAGCAGCCTGCGACCGGGTGTCACAAATATTAATCGTGACAAAAAGACCGGGCAGGCACTCAGTACCGATTATGGACTGATGCAGGTCAATTCATCGCATATCCCTTCGCTGATAGCGCAGGGTTACATTCGCAGCTCACAGGACCTCCTGAACCGTCCGTGTCTCAACGTTCAGATTGGGACATGGATACTGGCGAAACATTTTCAGGTATGCGGCATAAGCTGGAACTGTCTTGGCTCTTATAACGCAGGTTTTCGTAAGGACCGGCATGAAACTCGCGAGTCCTACGCCAACCGGATTTATGCCATTTATCGTCGGCTTTTACTTAATGAACGGGGAATAAAACTGTGA
- a CDS encoding type 4 pilus major pilin, with amino-acid sequence MSAQTLPHRQHQPDRGWGILEHGTIAIGTIIVLALVGALVWSLWGKKSVAVEVSNLQTVVTNAQQLKQAQGGYNFTSGTTMTGTLIQQGGAPKAGWTIQGTASSGTATMWNGYGGQVVLAPVASNGFNNGFSVTSQKVPQADCISITTQLGSGGAFSAITINSTDYSDGLVSAEEAGKSCSSDSGMTGNNTLVFTHNG; translated from the coding sequence ATGTCAGCTCAGACATTACCACATCGCCAACATCAGCCTGACCGGGGCTGGGGCATTCTTGAACACGGTACCATTGCGATCGGGACGATTATCGTACTGGCTCTGGTTGGTGCTCTGGTCTGGAGTCTTTGGGGGAAAAAGTCCGTTGCCGTTGAGGTTTCAAATCTCCAGACCGTCGTGACAAACGCGCAGCAGCTTAAGCAGGCGCAGGGGGGATATAACTTTACGAGCGGTACAACTATGACGGGAACGCTTATCCAGCAGGGGGGCGCACCAAAGGCTGGCTGGACTATCCAGGGAACAGCCAGTTCCGGTACCGCTACGATGTGGAACGGTTATGGTGGTCAGGTCGTTCTGGCACCTGTGGCATCGAATGGATTTAACAATGGATTTTCAGTTACATCGCAGAAAGTTCCGCAGGCAGACTGCATCTCTATCACTACTCAACTCGGTTCCGGTGGAGCATTCAGTGCTATCACCATTAATAGTACCGATTACAGTGACGGTCTGGTCAGTGCAGAAGAGGCAGGCAAATCCTGCTCATCAGACAGCGGAATGACAGGTAACAATACACTGGTCTTCACCCATAACGGCTGA